From a single Lacerta agilis isolate rLacAgi1 chromosome 3, rLacAgi1.pri, whole genome shotgun sequence genomic region:
- the LOC117044531 gene encoding LOW QUALITY PROTEIN: fibrocystin-like (The sequence of the model RefSeq protein was modified relative to this genomic sequence to represent the inferred CDS: deleted 1 base in 1 codon) — protein sequence MPPVLSFPRSSLANAVTGTNSFSFHENLLYVAIHWDEPIEIHTYNSLHVAFTVAGAEAAVIQRLAFFFFFYRLGGTKANQQKTQTGSAIFGGLLPPHSFTGLRVLILEISDPLHFRRYKLASSFSGDRLTSLANTLINAQQIGELQHALKIPVDTLRVMVSATSVPAEGSSSSETEAAKLQEVAFLYVRPYNISARIQPPNGVTESLLPRQPQVIFLDKQVNVKM from the exons ATGCCACCCGTTTTGTCATTTCCCAGATCTTCCTTGGCAAATGCTGTGACGGGAACCAATTCCTTCAGTTTTCATGAGAATCTTCTGTATGTTGCCATACATTGGGATGAACCTATTGAAATACACACATATAATTCTCTTCATGTTGCTTTCACTGTAGCAGGGGCTGAGGCAGCGGTGATTCAAagactggctttttttttttttttttacagattggGTGGGACCAA AGCTAACCAGCAGAAAACCCAAACAGGTTCAGCAATCTTTGGGGGCTTGCTGCCACCCCATTCATTCACTGGTTTGAGAGTGCTGATTCTCGAAATAAGTGATCCATTACACTTCCGAAGGTACAAGCTTGCCTCCTCATTTTCAGGTGACAGATTGACAAGTTTGGCCAATACTCTTATCAATGCCCAACAGATTGGTGAACTTCAGCATGCCCTCAAAATACCAGTTGATACCCTAAGGGTGATGGTTTCTGCCACTTCCGTTCCAGCAGAGGGAAGTTCTAG TTCAG AAACGGAAGCAGCCAAACTTCAGGAAGTTGCCTTTCTCTATGTCAGGCCTTATAACATCTCTGCCCGGATCCAGCCCCCTAATGGGGTGACAGAAAGCCTCCTTCCCAGGCAACCT CAGGTCATCTTCTTGGATAAGCAG GTGAATGTGAAAATGTAG